The following coding sequences are from one Geothrix sp. window:
- a CDS encoding OmcA/MtrC family decaheme c-type cytochrome codes for MKHRPLKQLCGLLATAAIALVLIGCNGKAGQNGATGATGATGPTGPTGPTGPTGPTGPTGPSGATLINAAAMTPDEWAAQSFTGTITSATVSAAAGKPVVNFKVTDKYGVPVIGLGFTAKSATALFPAYQNLSLSIAKLVPGANGSPSIWVNYIVTSTPSTTTAAAPSKPSTDSVGTLVDNGDGSYKYTFFRDITAAQAFLDAATYTGNNKRADLGDVTFDGTLVHRVSIQIGGNARGTGSNTPDGSNTAIPGVPVKNPANILYDFVPATGLVAAPAATRTIVDMAACNQCHTELVVHGGSRVDPNYCVVCHTDQRKYGNAEATTVAGGYSGNTYKINGLAVGEFTAFIHRMHMGEGLTKTGYNYANILFNEVTYPQDQRNCVKCHDGARSPEGDNWKNVPNRKACGACHDAVDFATGTNHGTIGNGGPQLDDHLCTTCHTATAIDLYHTPVVAPNANNIFLTTQTAAVPSPGNNNTNASFVAAYTNSLPLGAHKPTWDIKSFTLDATGHPVFLFRFLEDGLRKDFRTYAAGTVPTFWDKYVGGPSFYVAFGMSQDGITAPADWNTTLSVYFPNIWRADHLTADGKALAATADGTLSATPDANGYYTLTFTGVTVPATATMVTGGIGYTYGLQTTQPLTQTDLAAYPYTPIAWTGPGTWTGPSGQGGLSVPAPNAWVKVSGTLPAGFTANATASRRAIVTNAKCNDCHAALGEFTDKGYHAGQRNDVPTCSFCHNVNRINSGWAVNIKEAIHGIHASAKRVNKYSWEVTAGDKYWNTTYPAVLNNCEACHVTGSFDFTNSASASALPNLLWTGVAAGAQTTATAYSIVTGAETVLATDKVIAPWINPTMNPAFNPALTGTVNSNPAVLPLNTAYPAGWSYAAATGAVTQAKAGSLVISPITGACSACHDTPVAVAHFRANGGSFYAPRPADGALPANVEQCLICHGNGKVADIRVVHLSFK; via the coding sequence ATGAAGCATCGTCCTCTGAAACAGCTCTGCGGGCTTCTCGCCACCGCAGCGATCGCCCTTGTGCTGATCGGTTGTAACGGAAAGGCCGGCCAGAACGGCGCCACCGGCGCCACTGGCGCCACCGGCCCCACCGGCCCCACGGGCCCCACCGGCCCCACGGGCCCCACGGGCCCCACCGGCCCCTCCGGCGCGACCCTGATCAACGCCGCCGCCATGACCCCCGACGAATGGGCTGCCCAGTCCTTCACCGGGACCATCACCAGCGCCACGGTATCCGCCGCCGCCGGTAAGCCCGTCGTGAACTTCAAGGTCACCGACAAGTACGGCGTGCCCGTCATCGGCCTCGGCTTCACCGCCAAGTCCGCCACGGCCCTCTTTCCCGCCTACCAGAACCTCTCCCTGAGCATCGCCAAGCTGGTGCCCGGCGCCAATGGCAGCCCCAGCATCTGGGTCAACTACATCGTGACCTCGACGCCGAGCACCACCACCGCCGCCGCCCCCTCCAAGCCCAGCACCGACAGTGTCGGCACCCTGGTGGACAACGGCGATGGCAGCTACAAGTACACCTTCTTCCGTGACATCACCGCTGCCCAGGCCTTCCTGGACGCGGCGACCTACACGGGCAACAACAAGCGCGCCGATCTCGGCGACGTGACCTTCGACGGCACCCTGGTCCACCGCGTCAGCATCCAGATCGGCGGCAACGCCCGCGGCACCGGCTCCAACACGCCTGACGGCTCCAACACCGCCATCCCCGGCGTGCCCGTCAAGAACCCCGCCAACATCCTCTACGACTTCGTGCCCGCCACGGGCCTCGTGGCCGCTCCCGCCGCCACCCGCACCATCGTGGACATGGCCGCCTGCAACCAGTGCCACACCGAGCTCGTCGTGCACGGCGGCAGCCGCGTCGATCCCAACTACTGCGTGGTCTGCCACACCGACCAGCGCAAGTACGGCAATGCCGAAGCCACCACCGTCGCCGGCGGCTACTCCGGCAACACCTACAAGATCAACGGCCTGGCCGTGGGCGAGTTCACCGCCTTCATCCACCGCATGCACATGGGCGAGGGCCTGACCAAGACGGGCTACAACTACGCCAACATCCTGTTCAACGAAGTCACCTACCCCCAGGACCAGCGGAACTGCGTCAAGTGCCATGACGGCGCCCGCAGCCCCGAGGGTGACAACTGGAAGAACGTGCCCAACCGCAAGGCCTGCGGCGCCTGCCATGACGCCGTGGACTTCGCCACCGGCACCAACCACGGCACCATCGGCAACGGTGGCCCCCAGCTTGACGACCACCTCTGCACCACCTGCCACACCGCGACCGCCATCGACCTCTACCACACCCCGGTCGTGGCCCCCAACGCGAACAACATCTTCCTGACCACCCAGACCGCGGCTGTTCCCAGCCCCGGCAACAACAACACCAACGCCTCCTTCGTGGCGGCCTACACCAACAGCCTGCCCCTGGGCGCCCACAAGCCCACCTGGGACATCAAGAGCTTCACCCTGGATGCCACCGGCCACCCGGTCTTCCTCTTCCGCTTCCTGGAAGATGGCCTCCGCAAGGACTTCCGCACCTACGCGGCCGGCACCGTGCCGACCTTCTGGGACAAGTACGTGGGCGGCCCCAGCTTCTACGTCGCCTTCGGCATGTCGCAGGACGGCATCACCGCTCCCGCCGACTGGAATACCACTCTGAGTGTCTACTTCCCCAACATCTGGCGCGCGGATCACCTCACCGCCGACGGCAAGGCCCTGGCTGCCACGGCCGACGGCACCCTGTCCGCCACCCCCGATGCCAATGGCTACTACACCCTGACCTTCACCGGCGTGACCGTTCCCGCCACCGCCACCATGGTCACCGGCGGCATCGGCTACACCTACGGCCTGCAGACCACCCAGCCCCTGACCCAGACCGATCTGGCTGCCTACCCCTACACGCCCATCGCGTGGACCGGCCCCGGCACCTGGACTGGCCCCTCCGGCCAGGGCGGCCTGAGTGTTCCCGCTCCCAACGCCTGGGTCAAGGTCAGCGGCACCCTGCCCGCCGGCTTCACTGCCAACGCGACGGCCAGCCGCCGCGCCATCGTCACCAATGCCAAGTGCAATGACTGCCACGCGGCCCTCGGCGAATTCACCGACAAGGGCTACCACGCGGGCCAGCGCAACGATGTGCCCACCTGCTCCTTCTGCCACAACGTCAACCGCATCAACAGCGGCTGGGCCGTGAACATCAAGGAAGCCATCCACGGCATCCACGCCTCCGCCAAGCGGGTGAACAAGTACTCGTGGGAAGTCACGGCCGGCGACAAGTACTGGAACACGACCTACCCCGCCGTCCTGAACAACTGCGAAGCCTGCCACGTCACCGGCTCCTTCGACTTCACCAACAGCGCCAGCGCCTCCGCGCTGCCGAACCTGCTCTGGACCGGCGTCGCCGCCGGCGCCCAGACCACCGCCACGGCCTACTCCATCGTGACCGGCGCCGAGACCGTGCTCGCCACGGACAAGGTGATCGCTCCCTGGATCAACCCGACCATGAACCCCGCGTTCAACCCCGCGCTCACCGGCACGGTCAACAGCAACCCTGCTGTCCTGCCCCTGAACACGGCTTATCCCGCGGGCTGGTCCTACGCTGCCGCCACCGGCGCCGTCACCCAGGCCAAGGCTGGCTCTCTCGTGATCTCTCCGATCACGGGCGCCTGCTCCGCCTGCCATGACACCCCGGTTGCTGTTGCGCACTTCCGTGCCAACGGTGGCTCGTTCTACGCGCCCCGCCCGGCCGATGGTGCGCTGCCTGCCAACGTCGAGCAGTGCTTGATCTGCCACGGCAACGGCAAGGTCGCGGACATCCGCGTCGTCCACCTGAGCTTCAAGTAG
- a CDS encoding ComEA family DNA-binding protein: MTGKIVGLFLGLALAVHSVGVTAQEDAPSKKRVPSKEELEAKAKVRQQRWQAKKKADAELKAKAVDINHATKAELMKLPGIPAEFAAAIIAKRPYKSKAELVTKNAIPKGTYQGLHSLVVAK; the protein is encoded by the coding sequence ATGACTGGAAAAATAGTTGGTTTGTTCCTCGGCCTGGCCCTGGCCGTCCACTCCGTCGGTGTCACGGCCCAGGAGGACGCCCCAAGCAAGAAGCGGGTCCCATCCAAGGAGGAACTGGAGGCCAAGGCCAAGGTCCGCCAGCAGCGTTGGCAGGCCAAGAAAAAGGCAGATGCCGAGCTCAAGGCCAAGGCCGTGGACATCAACCACGCCACCAAGGCGGAGCTGATGAAGCTCCCAGGCATCCCGGCGGAATTCGCTGCCGCGATCATCGCCAAGCGGCCCTACAAGTCCAAGGCCGAGCTGGTGACCAAGAATGCGATCCCCAAGGGCACCTACCAGGGCCTCCACAGCTTGGTCGTGGCCAAGTAG
- a CDS encoding RrF2 family transcriptional regulator, translating to MLPLSQTTGYAVRALRCLQEPGGHPVLVEEVAEYTGIPRSYLSKLIHKLAKKGLVVARRGHHGGVVLARPSTEITLEDLSDAIDGSAWRNRCLMGLLGCSDHTPCVLHEFWHTTLDQIMARLRSVTLADLAQNHDPGVESFRATHGLVNEPHAAACECEHASVH from the coding sequence ATGCTCCCACTGTCCCAGACCACGGGCTATGCAGTGCGGGCGTTACGCTGCCTTCAGGAGCCCGGTGGCCATCCAGTGCTGGTCGAAGAGGTGGCCGAGTACACGGGCATCCCACGGTCGTACCTCTCCAAGCTGATCCACAAGCTGGCAAAGAAGGGGCTGGTGGTGGCCCGCCGGGGACATCATGGCGGCGTGGTGCTGGCCAGGCCTTCCACCGAGATCACCCTCGAGGATCTGTCCGATGCCATCGACGGCTCGGCCTGGCGGAACCGCTGCCTCATGGGCCTGCTGGGCTGCTCGGATCACACGCCCTGCGTCCTCCACGAGTTCTGGCACACCACGCTGGATCAGATCATGGCGCGGCTGCGCTCGGTGACCCTGGCGGACCTGGCGCAGAACCACGATCCCGGTGTGGAGAGCTTCCGGGCCACCCACGGTCTTGTGAATGAGCCTCATGCAGCGGCTTGCGAGTGTGAGCACGCCAGCGTGCATTGA
- a CDS encoding RrF2 family transcriptional regulator has protein sequence MLPLSQSSGYAVLAMSCLEDPGGKPTLVVDVAARTGFPRPYLSKMIHKLAKVGLVMAKRGNKGGVVLSLAAKEISLDLIAEAVDGSEWRNQCLLGFKDCSDERACPSHTFWKAERDHIYRCLKDITLEEIRTFEQQSRGWRLADALPEKKVKPRAKKAAKPAAKKPAAPKKAPVKKA, from the coding sequence ATGCTTCCTCTGTCCCAGTCCTCCGGTTACGCGGTCCTGGCCATGAGCTGCCTCGAAGACCCGGGTGGCAAGCCCACCCTCGTCGTCGACGTCGCGGCCCGCACGGGTTTCCCCCGGCCCTACCTCTCCAAGATGATCCACAAGCTCGCGAAGGTCGGCCTGGTCATGGCCAAGCGCGGCAACAAGGGCGGCGTGGTGCTCTCCCTGGCTGCCAAGGAGATCTCGCTGGACCTCATCGCCGAGGCCGTGGATGGCTCCGAGTGGCGCAACCAGTGCCTCCTCGGCTTCAAGGACTGCTCGGATGAGCGCGCCTGCCCCTCCCACACCTTCTGGAAGGCTGAGCGCGACCACATCTACCGCTGCCTGAAGGACATCACCCTCGAGGAGATCCGCACCTTCGAGCAGCAGAGCCGGGGCTGGCGCCTGGCCGATGCCCTGCCCGAGAAGAAGGTGAAGCCCCGGGCCAAGAAGGCCGCCAAGCCCGCCGCCAAGAAGCCGGCCGCCCCCAAGAAGGCGCCGGTCAAGAAGGCGTGA
- a CDS encoding dihydroorotate dehydrogenase-like protein codes for MNLSTTYLGLKLAHPLMAGASPMVDDMGMVKRLEDAGASAIVMHSLFEEQITREEQGTIMDMQLSSSTSAEALSFFPQPDDFRLGPEKYLEQIRRIKDAVSVPVIASLNGTTPAGWLHYGKLMQDAGADALELNVYYIPTDAKESASEVEKRTLDIVRAVKAEVKIPVSVKLSPFFSALAHFAVELEGAGADGLVLFNRFFQPDINVEELVAEPSLQLSGPSDLLLRLRWLAVLHGHIKGSLAVTGGVHDGIGALKAVMAGADAVQMVSALLIHGPDRLAQSRATLAEWLEEHEYESLAQARGSMSLVKSPNPQAFTRANYMRILNGWKP; via the coding sequence ATGAACCTCTCGACCACCTACCTCGGCCTCAAGCTCGCCCACCCCCTGATGGCGGGCGCCTCCCCCATGGTCGACGACATGGGCATGGTCAAGCGCCTGGAAGACGCCGGCGCCTCGGCCATCGTGATGCACTCCCTCTTCGAGGAGCAGATCACCCGCGAAGAGCAGGGCACCATCATGGACATGCAGCTCAGCTCGAGCACCAGCGCTGAGGCCCTGTCCTTCTTCCCCCAGCCTGATGACTTCCGCCTGGGTCCTGAGAAGTACCTGGAGCAGATCCGGCGCATCAAGGACGCCGTGTCTGTTCCCGTCATCGCCTCGCTGAACGGCACCACCCCTGCGGGCTGGCTGCACTACGGCAAGCTGATGCAGGATGCCGGCGCCGATGCGCTGGAGCTCAACGTCTACTACATCCCCACGGACGCGAAGGAATCCGCCTCCGAGGTGGAGAAGCGCACCCTCGACATCGTCCGGGCGGTGAAGGCCGAAGTGAAGATCCCCGTCTCCGTGAAGCTCTCGCCCTTCTTCTCCGCCCTGGCGCACTTTGCCGTGGAGTTGGAAGGCGCGGGCGCCGACGGCCTGGTGCTCTTCAACCGCTTCTTCCAGCCCGACATCAACGTCGAGGAGCTCGTCGCCGAGCCCAGCCTGCAGCTGTCCGGCCCCTCGGACCTGCTGCTCCGCCTGCGCTGGCTTGCCGTGCTTCACGGGCACATCAAGGGCAGCCTCGCCGTCACCGGAGGTGTGCATGACGGCATCGGCGCCCTCAAGGCCGTCATGGCCGGCGCGGACGCGGTCCAGATGGTCTCGGCCCTGCTGATCCACGGCCCCGACCGCCTGGCCCAGAGCCGGGCCACCCTCGCCGAGTGGCTCGAGGAGCACGAATACGAGTCCCTGGCCCAGGCCCGGGGCAGCATGAGCCTGGTCAAGTCCCCGAACCCCCAGGCCTTCACCCGCGCCAACTACATGCGCATCCTGAACGGATGGAAGCCCTGA
- the nifJ gene encoding pyruvate:ferredoxin (flavodoxin) oxidoreductase, translated as MSTRIMKTLDGNEATASVAHRLSEVIAIYPITPSSNMGEWADEWSSQGKTNVWKTIPSVVEMQSEGGAAGAVHGALQAGSLTTTFTASQGLLLMIPNMYKIAGELTPFCMHVSARTLATHALSIFGDHSDVMSCRMTGFAMLSSESVQQAHDFAAICHAATLRSRVPILHFFDGFRTSHEVAKIEILTDEDLRHMVPDELVAKFRKMALTPDAPVLRGTAQNPDTFFQAREAGTPYYEAFPAIAQQEMDRFAALTGRQYRLYEYFGHPEAERVVIAMGSGCDTTHEYVEWAMKQGEKVGVLKVRLFRPFAIAEFVRALPASVKKIAVLDRCKEPGCPAEPMHMDVVSALREGREEGYTTLDPIVVGGRYGLSSKEFTPAMVQGVFENLTKDKPKNHFTIGIVDDISHSSLTYDANFDIEGADVTRALFYGLGADGTVGANKNSIKIIAEETPNYGQGYFVYDSKKSGAITISHLRFGPRPIKSPYLVTKANFIACHQTSFLDKYEMLEAAVPGATFLINTPHNAENVWETLPKEVQEAIVEKNLRFYVIDAYEVAKNTGMGVRINTIMQTCFFAISGVLPKDEAIAQIKKAIKKTYGKKGDAVVQQNFKAVDETLANLYEVKVPATATSTRVRPPMVAAGAPDFVQRVTAVMMEGKGDLLPVSAFPIDGTWPMGTTKWEKRNIALEIPEWDSGICIQCNKCVLACPHAAIRAKVYDPAELAGAPATYKSVDYKGPEYKGQKYTIQVAPEDCTGCTLCVEVCPAKDKSNPKHKAIDMVAQAPLREAEAANYSFFLDLPEADRTTVKMDVKGTQFLEPLFEYSGACSGCGETPYVKLLTQLFGDRALIANATGCSSIYGGNLPTTPYTTNKDGRGPAWANSLFEDNAEFGLGMRLSVDKHQEFGLELMHRLGSKLGDELVAGLATADQTTEAGIKAQRERVGILKQKLSAMAEPEAKMLHDVADYLVDKSVWIVGGDGWAYDIGYGGLDHVLASGRNVNVLVLDTEVYSNTGGQASKSTPMGAGAKFAMAGKSMPKKDLGMIAMSYGGIYVAKIAFGFRDAQTVKAFQEAESYNGPSLILAYSHCIAHGYDLSHGCDQQKLAVDSGHWPLFRFDPRRLDKGEAPLQMDSGAPKVPMLQYVRNETRYRMIEQQNPEHFKKLMDQAQLDTSNRYSVYEQLAKLSVTAKHS; from the coding sequence ATGAGCACCCGCATCATGAAGACCCTGGATGGGAACGAGGCCACCGCCTCGGTCGCCCATCGCCTCAGCGAGGTCATCGCCATCTATCCCATCACGCCCTCCTCCAACATGGGCGAGTGGGCGGACGAGTGGAGCTCCCAGGGGAAGACCAACGTCTGGAAGACCATCCCCTCCGTGGTGGAGATGCAGTCCGAGGGCGGCGCCGCCGGCGCGGTCCATGGCGCCCTCCAGGCCGGCAGCCTCACGACGACCTTCACGGCGTCCCAGGGCCTGCTCCTGATGATCCCCAACATGTACAAGATCGCCGGCGAGCTGACGCCCTTCTGCATGCATGTGTCCGCCCGCACCCTGGCGACCCACGCGCTGAGCATCTTCGGCGACCACTCGGACGTGATGTCCTGCCGCATGACGGGCTTCGCGATGCTCAGCTCCGAGAGCGTCCAGCAGGCCCACGACTTCGCGGCCATCTGCCACGCCGCCACCCTGCGCAGCCGTGTGCCCATCCTGCATTTCTTCGACGGCTTCCGCACCAGCCACGAGGTCGCCAAGATCGAGATCCTCACCGATGAGGACCTGCGCCACATGGTGCCGGACGAGCTGGTGGCCAAGTTCCGCAAGATGGCCCTGACGCCGGATGCCCCCGTCCTCCGCGGCACCGCCCAGAACCCCGACACCTTCTTCCAGGCCCGCGAGGCCGGCACCCCCTACTACGAGGCCTTCCCCGCCATCGCCCAGCAGGAGATGGACCGCTTCGCCGCCCTGACGGGCCGCCAGTACCGGCTCTACGAGTACTTCGGCCACCCCGAGGCCGAGCGCGTGGTCATCGCCATGGGCTCCGGCTGCGACACCACCCACGAGTACGTGGAATGGGCCATGAAGCAGGGCGAGAAGGTGGGCGTCCTGAAGGTCCGCCTCTTCAGGCCCTTCGCCATCGCCGAGTTCGTCCGCGCCCTGCCCGCCTCCGTGAAGAAGATCGCCGTCCTCGACCGCTGCAAGGAGCCCGGGTGCCCCGCCGAGCCCATGCACATGGACGTGGTCTCCGCCCTGCGCGAAGGCCGTGAGGAGGGCTACACCACCCTCGATCCCATCGTCGTCGGCGGACGCTACGGCCTGTCCTCCAAGGAGTTCACCCCGGCCATGGTCCAGGGCGTCTTCGAGAACCTGACCAAGGACAAGCCCAAGAACCACTTCACCATCGGCATCGTGGACGACATCAGCCACAGCTCGCTGACCTACGACGCCAACTTCGACATCGAGGGCGCCGACGTGACCCGCGCCCTGTTCTACGGCCTGGGCGCCGACGGCACCGTGGGTGCCAACAAGAACTCCATCAAGATCATCGCCGAGGAGACCCCCAACTACGGCCAGGGCTACTTCGTCTACGACTCCAAGAAGTCCGGCGCCATCACCATCAGCCACCTGCGCTTCGGCCCGCGCCCCATCAAGAGCCCCTACCTGGTGACCAAGGCGAACTTCATCGCCTGCCACCAGACCAGCTTCCTCGACAAGTACGAGATGCTCGAGGCCGCCGTGCCGGGCGCCACCTTCCTCATCAACACGCCCCACAACGCCGAGAACGTGTGGGAGACGCTGCCGAAGGAAGTGCAGGAGGCCATCGTCGAGAAGAACCTCCGGTTCTACGTGATCGATGCCTATGAAGTGGCCAAGAACACCGGCATGGGCGTCCGCATCAACACCATCATGCAGACCTGCTTCTTCGCCATCTCCGGCGTCCTGCCCAAGGACGAGGCCATCGCCCAGATCAAGAAGGCCATCAAGAAGACCTACGGCAAGAAGGGCGACGCCGTCGTCCAGCAGAACTTCAAGGCCGTGGACGAGACCCTGGCCAACCTCTACGAAGTGAAGGTCCCCGCCACCGCCACCTCCACCCGCGTGCGCCCCCCCATGGTGGCCGCCGGCGCCCCGGACTTCGTCCAGCGCGTCACGGCCGTGATGATGGAAGGCAAGGGCGACCTGCTGCCCGTCAGCGCCTTCCCCATCGACGGCACCTGGCCCATGGGCACCACCAAGTGGGAGAAGCGCAACATCGCGCTGGAGATCCCCGAGTGGGACAGCGGCATCTGCATCCAGTGCAACAAGTGCGTCCTGGCCTGCCCCCATGCCGCCATCCGCGCCAAGGTCTATGACCCGGCGGAGCTGGCCGGCGCCCCCGCCACCTACAAGTCCGTGGACTACAAGGGACCCGAGTACAAGGGCCAGAAATACACCATCCAGGTGGCGCCCGAGGACTGCACTGGCTGCACCCTGTGCGTCGAGGTCTGCCCCGCCAAGGACAAGAGCAACCCCAAGCACAAGGCCATCGACATGGTGGCCCAGGCCCCGCTGCGCGAAGCCGAGGCGGCCAACTACAGCTTCTTCCTCGACCTGCCTGAGGCCGACCGCACCACGGTGAAGATGGACGTGAAGGGCACCCAGTTCCTCGAGCCCCTCTTCGAATACAGTGGCGCCTGCTCCGGCTGCGGCGAGACCCCCTACGTCAAGCTGCTCACCCAGCTCTTCGGCGACCGCGCCCTCATCGCCAACGCCACGGGCTGCTCCAGCATCTACGGCGGCAACCTGCCCACCACGCCCTACACCACCAACAAGGATGGCCGCGGCCCCGCCTGGGCCAACAGCCTCTTCGAGGACAACGCGGAGTTCGGCCTGGGCATGCGCCTCTCCGTGGACAAGCACCAGGAGTTCGGCCTCGAGCTGATGCACCGCCTGGGCTCGAAGCTCGGCGATGAACTCGTCGCCGGCCTCGCCACCGCCGACCAGACCACCGAAGCCGGCATCAAGGCGCAGCGCGAGCGCGTCGGGATCCTCAAGCAGAAGCTCTCCGCCATGGCGGAGCCTGAAGCCAAGATGCTCCACGACGTCGCCGACTACCTGGTCGACAAGAGCGTCTGGATCGTGGGCGGCGACGGCTGGGCCTATGACATCGGCTACGGCGGCCTGGACCATGTCCTCGCCTCCGGCCGCAACGTGAACGTGCTCGTGCTCGATACCGAGGTCTACTCCAACACGGGCGGCCAGGCCTCCAAGTCCACGCCCATGGGCGCGGGCGCCAAGTTCGCCATGGCCGGCAAGAGCATGCCCAAGAAGGATCTGGGCATGATCGCCATGTCCTACGGCGGCATCTACGTGGCCAAGATCGCCTTCGGCTTCCGCGACGCGCAGACCGTGAAGGCCTTCCAGGAGGCCGAGTCCTACAACGGACCCAGCCTCATCCTGGCCTACAGCCACTGCATCGCCCACGGCTACGACCTGTCCCACGGCTGCGACCAGCAGAAGCTGGCCGTGGACTCCGGCCACTGGCCGCTGTTCCGCTTCGACCCCCGCCGCCTGGACAAGGGCGAAGCGCCGCTCCAGATGGATTCAGGCGCCCCCAAGGTCCCCATGCTCCAGTACGTCCGCAACGAGACCCGCTACCGCATGATCGAGCAGCAGAACCCCGAGCACTTCAAGAAGCTCATGGACCAGGCCCAGCTCGATACCTCCAACCGCTATTCCGTCTACGAGCAGCTCGCCAAGCTGTCCGTCACGGCCAAGCACAGCTGA